A region of Sugiyamaella lignohabitans strain CBS 10342 chromosome A, complete sequence DNA encodes the following proteins:
- the cbh2 gene encoding CENP-B protein 2 → MPRQVPIRTKAGKKDAKLASHEAIDETLIENNVQDDTYEIQTVADANVGDPSHVNQDDIDIPQSGHDNGSVSIEQHGTQEDGIKFEHANNHEADAMSVDGNADADSNDKVNAAAVAAAEEEARADAATAAALSSHINGTSEDGDNVYDSSPGPSGKGTKRAGFTNREKKALREWASMQDPKPSQKQCIDWFYQKFNRRISQSGVSRCLSEKNKHLDEGVINDTSIRNRYGKYPVLEDMLVDWQLYQSKTGGAITAALLLKKARELWYRIPEYRDLEPEFNYRWLDRFRKRNNIEYTAGRTTTNVSVASAEGDASSRRSLTGVQKPIVNNSLKKRASNVIDNLAEATGEDTASTTAGIASSVTTTVLPPLSADPSIANTDPALFDSLAEGSATSSTTTGIPGGQPTFEGDIENTRSFTDPESAIESLRDLQVLCSTYDQSNIYTVMETGFYWRKSLSASSSIPSLLPRHPLSGFSGRNGDTDGSDATHGDVDAATAAAVALAAATAAAGGIQNSTQSSSNDHNGESSSAIQDDDINPELAAMQHAAAAVAVANATGVTSPESTSVADHTSAQEVARSVLAQQNHHGHNNHDQLVGQVDESTAGARLNPDAKSEKFTVLISSNCSGSDRIPLHIVSPDKPRSLHNVNLAALGATWITRRVPGLDVFTMRKWLTDFIAHIREKFGSRSKRYLLILYRNAVHEDAVKLVNFPENIRVEFINQRDHESGGLPLEQEIVQRWKLNYSYHWLKYVLDSLNGAHGVEQDPVETVRVSDCIQWAVQSWYHEISNGVFRNAFLSSALCRVVSQLEPVEALPNIDLLYQAIKHTGHIPDILDVDSFLNSDFELPDIVEDNEGDLLDAIVERRLGRGKNNVATEPTFASLIEDSAEIDDTPSDILSVEQASQYMNELIRWAVHQRSLSKSEIFPLLGLQSFIKRRQAEEFMRAEEAEATTAAAAVAVAAAAAAAADGSVN, encoded by the coding sequence ATGCCACGCCAAGTACCAATACGAACGAAGGCTGGTAAGAAGGACGCGAAATTGGCATCACATGAGGCCATTGATGAGACCCTAATTGAGAATAACGTCCAAGATGACACTTATGAGATCCAGACTGTAGCTGATGCTAATGTTGGCGATCCAAGTCATGTGAATCAAGacgatattgatattcCTCAATCTGGTCATGACAATGGCTCTGTTAGTATAGAACAACATGGTACACAAGAAGACGGTATTAAATTTGAACACGCAAATAACCATGAAGCCGATGCCATGAGTGTAGATGGTAATGCCGACGCCGATTCAAATGACAAAGTGAACGCGGCAGctgtagcagctgctgaggAAGAAGCCCGGgcagatgctgctactgcaGCAGCTTTATCATCTCATATCAATGGTACATCTGAGGATGGAGACAATGTTTATGACTCGAGTCCCGGTCCTTCTGGCAAGGGCACAAAGAGAGCCGGATTCACGAATCGTGAGAAAAAGGCGTTACGTGAATGGGCCAGCATGCAAGACCCCAAGCCTAGTCAGAAACAATGCATTGACTGGTTTTATCAAAAGTTTAATCGTCGAATTAGTCAATCGGGTGTTTCCCGTTGTCTAAGTGAGAAGAACAAACATCTCGATGAAGGTGTTATTAACGATACCTCAATTAGAAACAGATATGGTAAATATCCGGTGCTAGAAGATATGCTTGTGGATTGGCAGTTATACCAATCGAAAACCGGCGGCGCAATTACTGCTGCTTTGCTACTTAAAAAAGCTAGAGAATTGTGGTATAGGATCCCCGAGTATCGAGATCTGGAACCCGAGTTCAACTACAGATGGCTGGATCGGTTTCGAAAACGAAACAACATCGAATATACAGCCGGTAGAACAACCACGAATGTATCTGTGGCATCAGCAGAGGGGGATGCTTCTAGCAGGAGAAGTCTTACCGGAGTACAGAAGCCAATTGTTAACAACTCTCTGAAAAAGAGAGCCTCAAATGTGATTGATAATCTTGCTGAAGCTACAGGTGAGGACACAGCTAGCACTACAGCTGGTATTGCAAGTTCTGTAACCACTACAGTACTGCCACCACTATCAGCCGATCCTTCCATTGCTAATACAGATCCTGCTCTGTTCGATAGTCTGGCAGAAGGGTCAGCaaccagttctactacCACTGGAATCCCTGGTGGTCAGCCGACTTTTGAAGGAGATATCGAAAATACTCGTAGTTTTACTGATCCGGAATCGGCTATCGAGAGTTTGCGCGATTTGCAAGTTCTCTGCTCAACATATGATCAGTCGAATATTTATACTGTTATGGAGACGGGTTTTTACTGGAGAAAATCACTATCAGCATCAAGCTCGATTCCAAGTCTTCTTCCTAGGCATCCTCTTTCAGGATTTAGCGGACGCAATGGGGACACTGATGGTTCTGATGCGACTCACGGCGATGTAGATGCTGCCACCGCGGCGGCAGTAGCACTTGCTGCAGCTactgcagctgctggcggTATCCAAAACAGCACTCAGAGTTCTTCTAATGATCACAACGGTGAATCATCCAGCGCTATTCAGGATGATGATATTAACCCGGAACTCGCTGCCATGCAAcatgcagcagctgctgtagctGTTGCAAATGCTACTGGAGTAACTTCACCAGAATCAACAAGTGTAGCAGACCATACTTCTGCTCAAGAAGTCGCAAGATCTGTTTTGGCACAGCAGAATCATCATGGACACAACAACCACGACCAGTTAGTCGGCCAAGTTGACGAGTCAACCGCTGGTGCTAGATTGAACCCTGATGCAAAATCTGAAAAGTTTACAGTGTTGATCTCTTCAAATTGTTCGGGTAGTGACAGAATTCCACTACATATTGTTTCGCCTGACAAACCCCGATCACTTCACAATGTCAACTTGGCAGCTTTAGGTGCTACTTGGATCACCCGCCGCGTACCTGGCCTTGATGTGTTTACAATGAGAAAATGGCTTACTGATTTCATAGCACATATTCGAGAGAAGTTTGGAAGCAGGTCGAAGAGATATCTTTTAATCCTCTACCGTAATGCTGTCCATGAAGACGCTGTCAAATTAGTGAATTTTCCTGAAAACATCCGTGTAGAGTTCATTAACCAGAGGGATCACGAGTCAGGTGGTTTGCCTTTAGAACAAGAAATTGTTCAGAGATGGAAACTCAACTATTCTTACCACTGGCTTAAATATGTTCTCGATTCGCTAAATGGTGCTCATGGTGTTGAGCAAGATCCAGTTGAGACTGTGAGAGTTTCGGATTGTATTCAATGGGCAGTACAATCATGGTATCATGAAATTTCTAATGGTGTTTTCAGAAACGCTTTCCTGTCGAGTGCCTTGTGTCGTGTAGTCAGTCAGCTTGAACCAGTTGAAGCCCTGCCTAATATTGACCTCTTATATCAGGCCATCAAACACACGGGACATATCCCAGACATATTGGATGTCGATTCATTTTTGAACTCTGATTTCGAGCTTCCTGATATCGTTGAAGATAACGAAGGCGACCTATTAGACGCCATTGTGGAGCGTCGTCTTGGACGAGGCAAAAACAACGTTGCTACGGAACCAACGTTTGCATCGTTAATTGAAGATTCTGCCGAAATTGATGATACTCCTAGTGATATTTTGTCAGTTGAACAAGCTTCACAGTACATGAATGAGTTGATTAGATGGGCAGTACATCAGCGCAGTTTGTCAAAAAGTGAGATCTTTCCATTGTTGGGCTTACAGTCATTTATCAAACGGAGACAAGCAGAAGAATTCATGCGAGCGGAAGAAGCCGAAGccaccactgctgctgccgctgttgctgtCGCCGCTGCCGCcgctgcagcagcagatggtTCTGTAAACTAG
- the ILV1 gene encoding threonine ammonia-lyase ILV1 (Threonine deaminase, catalyzes first step in isoleucine biosynthesis; expression is under general amino acid control; ILV1 locus exhibits highly positioned nucleosomes whose organization is independent of known ILV1 regulation; GO_component: GO:0005739 - mitochondrion [Evidence IEA,IEA]; GO_component: GO:0005739 - mitochondrion [Evidence IDA] [PMID 14562095]; GO_component: GO:0005739 - mitochondrion [Evidence IDA] [PMID 14576278]; GO_component: GO:0005739 - mitochondrion [Evidence IDA] [PMID 16823961]; GO_function: GO:0004794 - L-threonine ammonia-lyase activity [Evidence IEA,IEA]; GO_function: GO:0004794 - L-threonine ammonia-lyase activity [Evidence IMP] [PMID 5345980]; GO_function: GO:0003824 - catalytic activity [Evidence IEA]; GO_function: GO:0016829 - lyase activity [Evidence IEA]; GO_function: GO:0030170 - pyridoxal phosphate binding [Evidence IEA]; GO_process: GO:0009082 - branched-chain amino acid biosynthetic process [Evidence IEA]; GO_process: GO:0008652 - cellular amino acid biosynthetic process [Evidence IEA]; GO_process: GO:0006520 - cellular amino acid metabolic process [Evidence IEA]; GO_process: GO:0009097 - isoleucine biosynthetic process [Evidence IEA,IEA,IEA]; GO_process: GO:0009097 - isoleucine biosynthetic process [Evidence IMP] [PMID 5345980]; GO_process: GO:0008152 - metabolic process [Evidence IEA]; GO_process: GO:0006567 - threonine catabolic process [Evidence IGI] [PMID 7042346]), producing the protein MSAFNYSTVDPSYLLPDGTPDYLRLILTSRVYDVCQETPVTPAVGMSARLNTTILFKREDLQPVFSFKLRGAYNMMAQLSPDVSWKGVIACSAGNHAQGVAYSAKHLKIPATIVMPTPTPSIKYTNVHRMGAKVVLHGDDFDAAKVECARLAEKHGLTNIPPFDDPYVIAGQGTIGLELVRQVNIHQVKAVFCGVGGGGLIAGVAAYIKRIAPHVKIIGVETYDADAMYRSLKTGERVTLKQVGLFADGAAVKVTGEETFRLCQQYVDEVVHTTTDEICAAIKDVFQETRSIVEPAGALSVAGIQKYIALHPELDHASASYVSVLSGANMNFDRLRFVAERAKLGEGKEVFLIVNIPETPGSFRDLINAIHPRAITEFSYRYYDSETANVYMSFSVDDRESEIADVMQKISGLGFSAVDVSDNEFAKTHARYLVGGKANAPTERIFQFEFPERPGALMNFLNGLKSKWNITLFHYRDNGSDVGKILAGITVPPSETNEFEDFLASVGYPYSEATDNICYKLFLKGSN; encoded by the coding sequence ATGTCCGCTTTCAATTATTCGACGGTCGATCCTTCATATCTGCTACCAGATGGTACTCCCGATTATTTACGTCTTATCTTAACATCACGAGTATACGATGTTTGCCAGGAAACACCAGTGACGCCGGCTGTCGGTATGTCTGCCCGACTAAATACGACAATTTTGTTCAAAAGAGAAGACTTACAACCAGTATTCTCATTTAAACTAAGAGGTGCCTATAACATGATGGCTCAATTGTCACCCGATGTAAGCTGGAAGGGAGTAATTGCCTGTTCGGCAGGAAATCATGCCCAGGGAGTAGCTTATTCAGCTAAACATCTCAAAATCCCCGCTACCATTGTCATGCCCACTCCAACTCCTTCTATTAAGTACACAAATGTTCATAGAATGGGTGCCAAGGTGGTACTTCATGGTGATGActttgatgctgctaaagTTGAATGTGCCAGATTAGCCGAAAAGCATGGACTGACTAATATTCCTCCATTCGATGATCCTTATGTTATTGCTGGTCAAGGTACTATTGGACTAGAGCTTGTTCGTCAAGTCAACATTCACCAAGTTAAAGCCGTCTTCtgtggtgttggtggtggtggtttgattgctggtgttgctgcttATATCAAGAGAATTGCTCCTCATGTTAAAATCATTGGCGTTGAGACTTacgatgctgatgctatGTACAGATCTTTAAAAACTGGAGAGCGTGTAACGTTAAAACAAGTTGGCCTGTTCGCtgatggtgctgctgttaaaGTTACAGGTGAAGAGACCTTCAGATTGTGTCAGCAATACGTTGATGAGGTTGTGCATACAACCACCGATGAGATCTGTGCTGCTATCAAGGACGTCTTTCAAGAAACTAGATCTATTGTTGAACCAGCCGGTGCACTTTCTGTTGCCGGTATCCAAAAATACATTGCATTACACCCTGAGTTGGATCACGCTAGTGCTTCTTATGTTTCGGTGTTGTCAGGCGCAAATATGAATTTTGACCGACTAAGATTTGTAGCAGAAAGAGCTAAACTTGGTGAAGGCAAAGAGGTGTTTCTCATTGTTAACATTCCAGAAACTCCTGGCTCATTCCGAGACCTTATCAACGCAATTCACCCTAGAGCCATAACCGAGTTCTCATACCGATATTATGACAGTGAAACGGCAAACGTGTACATGTCGTTCTCAGTTGACGACAGAGAATCTGAGATCGCTGATGTAATGCAAAAAATCTCCGGATTAGGTTTCTCTGCCGTCGATGTCAGTGACAATGAGTTTGCTAAGACCCATGCCAGATACTTGGTTGGTGGTAAAGCTAATGCCCCAACTGAAAGAATATTCCAATTCGAGTTCCCCGAACGTCCAGGTGCTTTAATGAATTTCCTTAACGGCCTCAAGTCAAAATGGAACATAACTTTGTTCCATTACAGAGACAATGGATCCGACGTGGGCAAGATCCTAGCCGGAATAACGGTACCTCCATCCGAAACCAATGAATTCGAAGACTTTCTAGCGTCAGTAGGCTATCCTTACTCAGAAGCCACGGATAACATCTGTTATAAACTCTTCCTTAAAGGCTCGAACTAG
- the BNA3 gene encoding Bna3p (Kynurenine aminotransferase; catalyzes formation of kynurenic acid from kynurenine; potential Cdc28p substrate; GO_component: GO:0005737 - cytoplasm [Evidence IEA,IEA]; GO_component: GO:0005737 - cytoplasm [Evidence IDA] [PMID 14562095]; GO_component: GO:0005737 - cytoplasm [Evidence IDA] [PMID 17034789]; GO_component: GO:0005739 - mitochondrion [Evidence IEA,IEA]; GO_component: GO:0005739 - mitochondrion [Evidence IDA] [PMID 14562095]; GO_component: GO:0005739 - mitochondrion [Evidence IDA] [PMID 16823961]; GO_component: GO:0005739 - mitochondrion [Evidence IDA] [PMID 17034789]; GO_function: GO:0047536 - 2-aminoadipate transaminase activity [Evidence IDA] [PMID 19342587]; GO_function: GO:0004061 - arylformamidase activity [Evidence IDA] [PMID 18205391]; GO_function: GO:0003824 - catalytic activity [Evidence IEA]; GO_function: GO:0016212 - kynurenine-oxoglutarate transaminase activity [Evidence IEA]; GO_function: GO:0016212 - kynurenine-oxoglutarate transaminase activity [Evidence IDA,ISS] [PMID 18205391]; GO_function: GO:0030170 - pyridoxal phosphate binding [Evidence IEA]; GO_function: GO:0008483 - transaminase activity [Evidence IEA]; GO_function: GO:0016740 - transferase activity [Evidence IEA]; GO_process: GO:0097053 - L-kynurenine catabolic process [Evidence IEA]; GO_process: GO:0009058 - biosynthetic process [Evidence IEA]; GO_process: GO:0034276 - kynurenic acid biosynthetic process [Evidence IDA,ISS] [PMID 18205391]) — MVYQEDFGVERWMDAYETKVKLNISETCCASLSIEQLETILDKPFPVQNLLSKRLVYGDIPGSLDVRNTIAELYNETSIGDIKINADDILATNGAIGANFLLYYSLVGPGDHVICVDPVYQQLKSVPAVFGGEVELLKLRQENDFLPDLDELHKMVRPGKTKIININSPHNPSGSVISDPLLKKIVDIAREAGAYLICDEVYRPLFHSLPKGVEAPSSVVSLYEKGISTGSTSKAFALAGLRFGWIVTSDKSVITECMKRRDYSTISVSMIDDIVATWALTGRHKLLEHNIQLCKTNLEIVDQFIKDCEGAVSWYRPQAGTTMFLKIHGVTNTEQFCKDFISEYSTLLVPGETFDSPGYVRIGFANATEDLKQGLDNLQKFIKTYRK, encoded by the coding sequence ATGGTTTATCAAGAGGATTTCGGAGTCGAGCGATGGATGGATGCCTATGAGACAAAGGTGAAActgaatatttcagaaaCCTGTTGTGCATCACTTTCAATTGAGCAACTTGAGACGATACTTGACAAGCCATTCCCAGTCCAAAATCTCTTGTCAAAGCGACTGGTATATGGAGATATTCCAGGTTCTTTGGATGTTAGAAATACCATTGCAGAGTTATACAATGAGACATCAATAGGggatatcaaaataaatgCTGATGACATTCTTGCAACCAATGGAGCTATTGGTGCTAATTTTCTCCTTTACTACTCACTGGTTGGACCAGGCGACCATGTTATCTGCGTTGATCCTGTgtaccagcagctgaaatCAGTTCCAGCAGTATTTGGCGGAGAGGTCgaattgttgaaattgagaCAGGAGAACGATTTTCTGCCTGACCTTGATGAGCTCCATAAGATGGTTCGTCCTGGAAAGAccaaaatcatcaatatcaactCTCCGCACAACCCATCGGGATCAGTTATTAGCGATCCACTTCTCAAGAAAATTGTGGACATTGCGCGTGAAGCTGGGGCATATCTAATTTGTGACGAGGTGTACCGCCCACTGTTCCACAGCCTTCCTAAGGGAGTCGAAGCACCAAGTTCTGTAGTTAGTCTCTACGAGAAAGGGATTTCCACAGGAAGTACATCGAAAGCATTCGCTCTTGCTGGACTTCGATTCGGATGGATTGTGACCTCTGACAAGTCCGTTATCACGGAATGTATGAAGAGACGTGATTATTCAACTATCTCTGTGTCAATGATCGATGATATTGTAGCTACTTGGGCACTCACCGGAAGGCACAAGCTTCTCGAGCACAATATTCAGCTTTGTAAAACGAATCTCGAAATTGTGGATCAGTTCATCAAAGATTGTGAAGGAGCTGTTTCATGGTACCGCCCTCAAGCGGGAACTACTATGTTCCTCAAGATTCATGGTGTGACCAATACTGAGCAGTTTTGCAAAGACTTCATAAGTGAATACAGCACGCTTCTAGTTCCCGGCGAGACATTTGATTCTCCTGGCTACGTTCGCATTGGATTTGCCAATGCTACTGAGGACCTGAAACAGGGACTTGACAACCTCCAAAAGTTCATTAAAACTTATAGAAAGTAG
- the FMP25 gene encoding Fmp25p (Protein required for assembly of respiratory complex III; mitochondrial inner membrane protein; required for an early step in assembly of respiratory complex III (cytochrome bc1 complex); mRNA is targeted to mitochondria; GO_component: GO:0016021 - integral component of membrane [Evidence IEA]; GO_component: GO:0031305 - integral component of mitochondrial inner membrane [Evidence IDA] [PMID 21168530]; GO_component: GO:0016020 - membrane [Evidence IEA]; GO_component: GO:0031966 - mitochondrial membrane [Evidence IEA]; GO_component: GO:0005739 - mitochondrion [Evidence IEA]; GO_component: GO:0005739 - mitochondrion [Evidence IDA] [PMID 14576278]; GO_component: GO:0005739 - mitochondrion [Evidence IDA] [PMID 16823961]; GO_function: GO:0003674 - molecular_function [Evidence ND]; GO_process: GO:0034551 - mitochondrial respiratory chain complex III assembly [Evidence IMP] [PMID 21168530]), whose product MFKQTALLAVSAASTYTILVRSQGPVLAESPVASRPSGSVEIQRLTAQRLNERPGVLAWGSNKNQTLSRSKDLPIVRLPSRLDYFNGRLLRDLVLADDMAIAVLDNGDVVQWAGSQDSDVDSPQLVLKGKNINKVQVSRGKSVYALANSGSIYSWPVSAATSTSASSSISSDLEKADTASSSSSSSNNSSNGTRHWCSYFSIFWGGNSSHKSGTTVTTLNTPSLSFGEYVKDIAVGNDHILALSSSGRVFSGSTGQIAPSESKGQYGIASMSQFDKAPEPGTLHEIKLLKKFPIAKIAVGDYHSLVLTKEGKLLGFGDNLYGQLGISYSYRTANIAVPTELPISGILFGGDIHRKVTNIAAGGSITYFTVNAGVESEDVYSMGNGLSGQLGTGSFAHSQRSPLKIKHFSGLSAFSEKLNKTVPINISSWSVGTSHTAVTLNSSPSSQDVLVWGSNESSQLGNGKRNIAGYPRPVPLYETDASGNSTLSPVGLQLLTGQTMTFTDHNGKTRKAKVDQVITCGDSATAVYYRRSK is encoded by the coding sequence ATGTTTAAACAGACAGCATTGTTAGCGGTTTCTGCCGCTTCTACGTACACAATTCTGGTGAGATCTCAGGGCCCAGTGCTTGCTGAGTCGCCAGTTGCTAGCAGACCTTCTGGATCAGTCGAGATCCAGCGTCTGACTGCGCAGAGACTCAATGAGCGTCCTGGAGTACTGGCATGGGGATCGAATAAGAATCAGACCCTGTCAAGGAGTAAGGATTTGCCAATAGTGAGATTACCTTCTCGTTTGGATTATTTCAATGGCCGTCTTTTGCGTGATTTGGTGCTAGCTGATGATATGGCCATAGCAGTACTCGATAACGGTGATGTGGTGCAGTGGGCTGGCTCTCAAGATTCTGATGTTGATAGCCCTCAGTTGGTACTTAAAGGCaagaatattaataaagTCCAGGTTTCACGAGGAAAATCGGTTTATGCCCTTGCAAATTCAGGATCTATTTACAGTTGGccagtatcagcagctACATCTACTTCTGCCTCGAGCTCTATCAGTAGCGACTTAGAAAAAGCAGATACCGCctcttcctcgtcttcatcttctaatAACAGCAGTAATGGCACTCGTCATTGGTGCTCGTACTTCAGTATTTTCTGGGGTGGTAATTCCTCCCACAAATCCGGTACAACAGTCACCACCCTCAATACACCATCTCTCTCATTCGGAGAGTATGTCAAAGATATAGCAGTTGGCAATGATCACATCCTGGCACTTTCTTCGAGCGGTAGAGTGTTTTCTGGATCCACGGGTCAGATTGCGCCAAGCGAGTCTAAGGGTCAATATGGCATTGCATCCATGTCGCAATTCGACAAGGCGCCTGAACCTGGTACTCTGCACGAGATtaagttgttgaagaagtttCCTATTGCCAAAATCGCTGTAGGTGATTATCACTCGCTTGTCCTTACAAAGGAAGGCAAGCTTCTTGGATTCGGTGATAACTTGTACGGTCAACTGGGCATCTCGTACTCTTACCGTACTGCTAATATTGCTGTTCCTACTGAATTGCCGATTTCTGGTATTctgtttggtggtgatatcCACCGTAAAGTGACTAATAtcgctgctggtggttcCATTACATATTTCACTGTCAATGCTGGTGTCGAATCCGAGGACGTTTACTCTATGGGCAATGGCCTTTCTGGACAGCTTGGAACAGGTTCTTTCGCCCACTCTCAAAGAAGTCCTCTCAAGATCAAACACTTCAGTGGATTATCTGCATTCTCGGAGAAGTTGAACAAGACCGTTCCTATCAACATCAGTTCTTGGTCTGTGGGTACTTCACACACCGCTGTGACGCTTAATTCCTCTCCCTCCTCCCAGGACGTGCTGGTGTGGGGTTCCAACGAATCAAGCCAACTCGGAAATGGAAAACGTAACATTGCTGGGTATCCCAGACCTGTCCCACTCTACGAAACGGACGCTTCTGGCAATTCCACTTTGTCACCAGTCGGCCTCCAGCTGTTGACCGGTCAGACCATGACATTTACTGACCACAACGGAAAGACCCGTAAAGCCAAGGTCGACCAGGTTATCACCTGTGGCGATTCCGCTACTGCTGTATATTACCGTCGTTCCAAATAA